The Halofilum ochraceum DNA window GAATGCCCTGGTAGACGAACTGTGGGTCGAGTTCCTGCAGCTCGGTCGGATAACCCATCGTCTCAAGCAACTGGCGGGCGACCTCGGTCTTCACGGTCACGCCGGGCCAGGCCTGGATGGCGAAACGCACCGGTTCGGCGGCGGCGGCGCGCAGCGGCAGCAGGAGCATGGCGGTCATCACTACGGCTGCGCCTACAGTGGCGGCGCGCTGGATTACTCGTTGTCGTTTCATGGTTATCCCCCATGGGTTGCGTCGTGATGTGCGGGCACGGTGGAACGTCGGCACCACGGTCAGGCCCTGGACCGCTCCAGTACCCGCTGGCGTGACCGAATGAGGTCACGGTCGAGATAGGTCCCCTGCAGGTGGCGGTGTCCGGTATTCGGGTCGAACGCGTCGCGCCCGTGCAGGACACGGAGATTGTCGAAGGCGATCATCTCGCCCGGGCGCAGCATGAAGCGCAATGTCCAGGCGGGGTCGCGCAGCATCTGCCAGAAGCGCCGGTAGGCGCGATAGAAGGCGTCGACCTCGGCTGCGGGGAGGCGCAGCGTGTCCCGGATCCAGTTGTTGAAACGCAATACGGTCGGGTTGCCGTAGTCGTCACAGCCGATCACGGGGGCGCGATAATGGATGTCCGAGCTTTCGTCCTGGAAGCGGAAGTCGATCTCCGTCTCGGTCAGGACGCGGTAGGCCTCGGGATCGCGGTCGCGCAGCGCGCGGGCGACGGCCATGCCGTCGGTCAACGTCGATTCGCCACCTTCCGATTCATTCGCGAGGCAGTAGAGCATCTGGAAATCGGGCGGGCGCTGCCAGTTCGGCAGATCGACGTGCGGTTCCAGCGCCACGGCGGTGTAGGCGGCGTTGTTGGGGTCGGGCATCGAGACGACATCGAAATGCCGGCCGAAGTTGGTCTCGCGCGGCCAGCCGACACGTTCGGCTACCCGAATGACCTCGCCGGGCTCGGTCGGTCCGTTGCGCAGCACCGCGAAACCGTAGCGGTCGAGTGCCTGCAGCCAATCGGAGAGGCCCGCTTCCGTGTTCATGAAGGCGTGATGGTCGACCACCGGAAGGGCATCCGCGATCGCGGACGTCCAGGGCGTCTTGCGGTCGACATCGAGCGGGTCCGCCCGGGACGCGTCCGCGCGCTGATGGAGCCAGCCGGCATCGAACAGGCTCTCGTGTACACCGAATCCCTCCATGGCCGGCCATTCGAGGTGCAGGGCGCCGGATTCGGTGAGCGTTACCGCCGGTTCGGGCAGGGTCTCGGGGAGATCGATGATCCGAACGAGGCGTTCGCGGGTCTGTGGATGCCGACACTGGGTGCAGGCACAGTGGTCGCGCAGCCACATCAGTGGGAAATCAGCCTGTGTACCGTCCTCCCAGGTCAGCTGTACCGAACCGTTATGGCTCGCCGCGTCCGTGAGATCGGGTCCCCCGGCGTACGGGGCAAGTTCGCCCATATCCGCGGTGGTGGTGTACTCGGCTGCGAGCGCTTCGGCGGTCATGCGCGATCTCTCCTTTGGTTGGCTGCTGATGCGCTGGGCAGTCTGGGGTGTGCTCCACGGAGGCGGCAAACGAATAATCCCGGGGAAGCGGGTATAATTTTTTTATACCCTGTTTATTGGAGGCCCGATGTCTCGACGCCTGCCGCCCGCGCAGACCCTCCATGCCTTCGACGCGGCCGCCCGTCACATGAGTTTCACCGAGGCCGCACGCGAGCTCGGGGTCACCCAGGCGGCGGTCAGCCAGCGGATCCGACTGCTGGAACACCAATTGGGCCAGACGCTGTTTCTGCGCCATGCGCGCGGACTGGAACTGACGGAGGCGGGGCAGGCCTTCATGCCGGCGGTTACCGAGGCCTTTGAGCGCTTGTCGACCGGGATCGCCGAGGCCTTTGGTACGCCTCGGGATGCGCCGTTGACGGTCCGTACGACCCCGGGATTCGCCGCTCATTGGCTGGCGCCCCGTTTCCACGACTTTCAGCGCGCACACCCGGGGATTTCGTTGCGAATCACGACCGCGGTCTGGCCGAACGATTTCGATCTCGACGGGGCGGATCTGGAAGTCCGGTACGGCCATGGCGAGTGGGACGGTGTCGAGTGTCAGCGACTCACGCATGAACGGCTGGCGCCGGTGTGCACGCCCGCGACCGCGCGTGAGCTGCGCGATCCGGAGGATCTCGCGGGTCGCCAGCTGCTGCACGCGGCGGGATTCGCCACGGGCTGGCCGCAGTGGCTGGCCTGGGTCGGCGCCGGGCATCTGCTCGATCGGACCACACCGTTGATCGGCGACACGATGGCGGTGGTCCTGGCGCTGACGATGCGCGATGCGGGGATCGCGCTCGCGCGGAGCGGATTCGTCGAAACCGCGCTCGCGGAGGGGACGCTCGTGGCACCGTTCGATCTCTGGCTGGAGACCGACGAGTCGTTCTTTCTGACCCGGGTCGCCGGCCGCCAGCCCCGTCCGGACGCGGAAATCTTCTGGACCTGGCTGGTGGGTCAGCGGGAAGCGGGTACGTAACATCTCAGACCCGCGCATAACCGCGTCAGCAGTCGAGTTCCACCGCGCCCGCCGGGTACGTGCAACAGGCGAGAACGTAACCCGCGGCTTCTTCGTCGTCGGAGATGCCACCCATGTGCTGCATGCGGGTGTCGCCTGCGGTCTTGAGGACCTTGCACGAACCGCACACGCCCATCTGACAGGCACAGGGTATCCATGCGCCGTTATTCTGGACCGCTTCGAGCAGTGTCTCGGAGGGTGCACAGGTGAACTCGATGCCCGTGCGGGCGAGCCGCACCGTGCACCCGGTTTCGACTGCCGTGGCTTCGACGACGTCGCCGGTATCGTCGTCGTCCGCATCGACCACCGGCTCCGGCATTTCCCTGTCGGGTTCGGCCGGCGGCGCACCGCCGAAGCTCTCTTCATGATACTGGCTGGCGGGAAAGCCGAGCCCGCCAAGGATATCGCGCACGGCCTCCATGTACGGTTCCGGACCGCAGGTAAACACCGTACGCTCGCTCAGGTCCGGGACCATCTGCTGGAGCATCGATGCGCTCAGCCGCCCGCGGTGACCGGACCAGGAGCCGTTACCGGTCGATTCGCAGGTCACCGACAGCCGCAGGCGATCGTTGGCCCGGTCCATTGCCTCGAGTTCGCGGCGGAAAATGATGTCCTCGGGGGAACGTGCCGCGTGGACGAAGTGGATATCCACATCCGCGGCCGTGTCGTGCAACCAGCGCAGCATCGACATCACGGGGGTTATGCCGCTGCCGCCCGACAGCATGAGGATCCGCTCGGCCGGGCGATCGACGATGTTGAAGTCCCCCTGCGGTGCCGAAACGGTCAGTCTGTCGCCAGCGCGCAGATGGTCATGAAGCCAGTTGGACACGAGACCGCCGGGCACGCGCTTGACGGTGATGCTGAACGTGCACGGGCGCGAGGGTGTGCTCGATATCGAGTAGCAGCGCGGCACCGTCCGTCCATCGATCACGGGTTCGAGGGTGACGAACTGACCGGGCCGGAAATCGAACAGCGTCGGCTGCTCCGACCGGAACACGAAGGTGGCGACATCGTGCGTCTCGGCTTCGACCCGCAGACACTGCATCGTCATGCGGCCGCCGTTCCAGCCGGGCAGTGTGTGGATCGTGTCGGGCTGCAGTGATTCGGACATTCGGGACTCCCGGCGTTGGATATTGCTTCGCGCGTTCTCAGAGGGGCAGTGTATTGACCGGGAAAATCGATTTGTCTGCGTTATCAATCGGTACCGTGAATCGTCGATGCGCGGATACGATCGTTGCCGCCTGCTGGATCGATTGATCCGGCTGACGGACCCGGCCAAGCCCACCGATTGGCCCGCTCGCCGGGGATCCCGCATGGATCCCCTGCATCGTCCCCCTCAGGAG harbors:
- a CDS encoding hybrid-cluster NAD(P)-dependent oxidoreductase, whose translation is MSESLQPDTIHTLPGWNGGRMTMQCLRVEAETHDVATFVFRSEQPTLFDFRPGQFVTLEPVIDGRTVPRCYSISSTPSRPCTFSITVKRVPGGLVSNWLHDHLRAGDRLTVSAPQGDFNIVDRPAERILMLSGGSGITPVMSMLRWLHDTAADVDIHFVHAARSPEDIIFRRELEAMDRANDRLRLSVTCESTGNGSWSGHRGRLSASMLQQMVPDLSERTVFTCGPEPYMEAVRDILGGLGFPASQYHEESFGGAPPAEPDREMPEPVVDADDDDTGDVVEATAVETGCTVRLARTGIEFTCAPSETLLEAVQNNGAWIPCACQMGVCGSCKVLKTAGDTRMQHMGGISDDEEAAGYVLACCTYPAGAVELDC
- a CDS encoding TauD/TfdA family dioxygenase, producing MTAEALAAEYTTTADMGELAPYAGGPDLTDAASHNGSVQLTWEDGTQADFPLMWLRDHCACTQCRHPQTRERLVRIIDLPETLPEPAVTLTESGALHLEWPAMEGFGVHESLFDAGWLHQRADASRADPLDVDRKTPWTSAIADALPVVDHHAFMNTEAGLSDWLQALDRYGFAVLRNGPTEPGEVIRVAERVGWPRETNFGRHFDVVSMPDPNNAAYTAVALEPHVDLPNWQRPPDFQMLYCLANESEGGESTLTDGMAVARALRDRDPEAYRVLTETEIDFRFQDESSDIHYRAPVIGCDDYGNPTVLRFNNWIRDTLRLPAAEVDAFYRAYRRFWQMLRDPAWTLRFMLRPGEMIAFDNLRVLHGRDAFDPNTGHRHLQGTYLDRDLIRSRQRVLERSRA
- a CDS encoding glycine betaine ABC transporter substrate-binding protein is translated as MKRQRVIQRAATVGAAVVMTAMLLLPLRAAAAEPVRFAIQAWPGVTVKTEVARQLLETMGYPTELQELDPQFVYQGI
- a CDS encoding LysR substrate-binding domain-containing protein — protein: MSRRLPPAQTLHAFDAAARHMSFTEAARELGVTQAAVSQRIRLLEHQLGQTLFLRHARGLELTEAGQAFMPAVTEAFERLSTGIAEAFGTPRDAPLTVRTTPGFAAHWLAPRFHDFQRAHPGISLRITTAVWPNDFDLDGADLEVRYGHGEWDGVECQRLTHERLAPVCTPATARELRDPEDLAGRQLLHAAGFATGWPQWLAWVGAGHLLDRTTPLIGDTMAVVLALTMRDAGIALARSGFVETALAEGTLVAPFDLWLETDESFFLTRVAGRQPRPDAEIFWTWLVGQREAGT